A window of Xylophilus sp. GW821-FHT01B05 contains these coding sequences:
- a CDS encoding GbsR/MarR family transcriptional regulator: MADSNYLPPFNRQFVAHFGEMGSRWGINRTVGQIYALIFISQRALNADDIAEALEFSRSNVSMGLKELQSWRLVRLRHQPGDRREYFEAPNDVWDIFRVLAEERRRREIEPTLSMLRNALLESPGTEQERYAQERMRQMHDLIDRLMTWFDDVQKLAPETAMQLMGMGAAVTRVLEFKDRLRGKSANKES; encoded by the coding sequence ATGGCCGATAGCAACTACCTCCCTCCCTTCAACCGCCAGTTCGTCGCCCACTTCGGCGAAATGGGCAGCCGCTGGGGCATCAACCGCACCGTGGGGCAGATCTATGCCCTGATCTTCATTTCGCAGCGCGCGCTCAATGCCGACGACATCGCCGAGGCGCTGGAGTTCTCGCGCTCCAACGTCAGCATGGGTTTGAAAGAGCTGCAGTCCTGGCGCCTGGTGCGGCTGCGCCACCAGCCGGGCGACCGGCGCGAGTACTTCGAGGCGCCCAACGATGTCTGGGACATCTTCCGCGTGCTGGCCGAAGAGCGCCGCCGCCGCGAGATCGAGCCCACGTTGTCGATGCTGCGCAATGCCCTGCTGGAGTCGCCCGGCACCGAACAAGAGCGCTACGCACAAGAGCGCATGCGCCAGATGCACGACCTGATCGACCGGCTCATGACCTGGTTCGACGACGTGCAAAAGCTCGCCCCGGAAACCGCCATGCAGCTGATGGGCATGGGCGCGGCCGTCACCCGCGTGCTTGAATTTAAGGACCGCCTGCGCGGCAAGTCGGCGAACAAGGAGAGTTGA
- a CDS encoding amino acid ABC transporter permease: MLTLDFATIFHGRYADWLLAGALTTLALFAVSWVMGFVLSLLVVSARSSGVKLLQAVAFAFVGYHRNVPGLVQLFVWYFGIPQFLPDAWQMWINAHGSEFIFGCIALSLNAAAYMSEDLRSGMRSLPPSQLEAARALGLSYVSAMRKVLLPQAIRVAVPPLVNQSLGLFKATSLAMAIGVAEMTYATHQIENETFKTFEAFAVASVFYWVFSFLLMALGHRANRWLRPRGSR, translated from the coding sequence ATGCTGACCCTGGATTTCGCCACCATCTTCCACGGCCGCTATGCGGACTGGTTGCTTGCCGGTGCGCTCACGACGCTGGCGCTGTTCGCCGTGTCGTGGGTAATGGGCTTTGTGCTGTCGCTGCTGGTGGTGTCGGCACGCTCGTCCGGCGTGAAGCTGCTGCAGGCTGTGGCCTTTGCCTTCGTTGGCTACCACCGCAATGTGCCGGGGCTGGTGCAGCTCTTTGTCTGGTACTTCGGCATCCCGCAGTTCCTGCCTGACGCATGGCAGATGTGGATCAACGCCCACGGCAGCGAGTTCATCTTCGGCTGCATCGCGTTGTCCCTGAATGCGGCAGCCTACATGTCGGAAGACCTGCGCAGCGGCATGCGCTCGTTGCCGCCATCGCAACTGGAAGCCGCGCGTGCGCTGGGGCTGAGCTATGTCTCGGCCATGCGCAAGGTGCTGCTGCCGCAGGCAATCCGCGTGGCCGTGCCGCCGTTGGTGAACCAGTCGCTGGGCTTGTTCAAAGCCACCAGCCTAGCCATGGCCATTGGCGTGGCCGAGATGACCTATGCCACCCACCAGATCGAGAACGAAACCTTCAAGACCTTCGAGGCCTTTGCTGTCGCCTCGGTGTTCTATTGGGTCTTCTCGTTCCTGCTGATGGCGCTTGGCCACCGCGCCAATCGCTGGCTGCGTCCACGGGGGAGCCGCTAA
- a CDS encoding cupin domain-containing protein translates to MPPSDATEFSHVKPGDTEFVSGGLRDFFLYRDLGIAKATHGKVIAHLVKANLPPEAGTGWHRHEADFQIVYMLKGWARFMYEDQVTLVQAGDVVHQRPGIRHYLFDYSPDMEYLEIVSPADFKSIDVDPVCEIPPPTPWPAQP, encoded by the coding sequence ATGCCACCATCTGACGCAACCGAGTTCTCGCACGTGAAGCCTGGCGATACCGAGTTTGTCTCGGGTGGCCTGCGCGACTTCTTCCTCTACCGCGACCTGGGCATTGCCAAGGCCACGCATGGCAAGGTCATCGCCCACCTGGTCAAGGCCAACCTGCCGCCCGAGGCCGGCACCGGCTGGCACCGGCATGAGGCGGACTTCCAGATCGTCTACATGCTCAAGGGCTGGGCCCGCTTCATGTACGAAGACCAGGTGACCCTGGTGCAGGCCGGCGACGTGGTGCACCAGCGCCCCGGCATACGGCACTACCTGTTCGACTATTCGCCGGACATGGAGTACCTGGAGATCGTCTCGCCGGCCGATTTCAAGAGCATTGATGTCGACCCGGTATGCGAGATCCCGCCACCCACACCGTGGCCGGCCCAACCGTAG
- a CDS encoding cytochrome d ubiquinol oxidase subunit II, whose product MTWNEILPLIFMAVMGLALLAYVILDGYDLGVGLLLPFATDAEKDVMVASIGPFWDANETWLVLGVGVLLIAFPQAHGIVLGALYLPVAVMLIGLILRGVAFDFRVKARDEHKRLWNRIFSIGSLVAAVAQGWMLGSYITGFDRGALSLVFAAGIALTLPAAYAMLGAGWLIMKTGDALQLKAVAWARRVILPMGVALLGISLATPLVSPEIFDKWFGLPQLFALLPIPLSCLAAFWATWHVIARPRIVAAGYGWVVFGSTVGIFIMAFLGLAYSIYPFIVLDRLTVWQAASAHESLVVIFIGVAITLPVIIVYTIFMYRVFWGRARELSYGL is encoded by the coding sequence ATGACCTGGAACGAAATCCTGCCGCTGATCTTCATGGCCGTAATGGGGCTGGCACTGCTGGCCTATGTGATCCTGGACGGCTACGACCTGGGCGTGGGCCTGCTGCTGCCCTTTGCCACCGACGCCGAAAAGGATGTCATGGTGGCCAGCATCGGCCCCTTCTGGGACGCCAACGAGACCTGGCTGGTGCTAGGTGTGGGCGTGCTGCTGATCGCCTTCCCGCAGGCGCACGGCATCGTGCTGGGCGCGCTCTATCTGCCGGTGGCGGTGATGCTGATCGGGCTCATCCTGCGCGGCGTGGCCTTTGACTTCCGCGTCAAGGCGCGCGACGAACACAAGCGCTTGTGGAACCGCATCTTCTCCATCGGCTCGCTGGTGGCCGCCGTGGCGCAAGGCTGGATGCTGGGCAGCTACATCACCGGCTTTGACCGGGGCGCGCTGTCGCTGGTGTTTGCCGCCGGCATCGCGCTGACGCTGCCGGCCGCCTACGCCATGCTGGGCGCGGGCTGGCTGATCATGAAGACCGGCGACGCGCTGCAACTGAAGGCGGTGGCCTGGGCACGCCGCGTGATCCTGCCCATGGGCGTGGCGCTGCTGGGCATATCGCTGGCCACGCCGCTGGTGAGCCCGGAGATCTTCGACAAGTGGTTTGGCCTGCCGCAACTCTTTGCGCTACTGCCGATACCGCTGTCCTGCCTGGCCGCCTTCTGGGCCACCTGGCACGTGATCGCCCGGCCGCGCATCGTGGCCGCGGGCTATGGCTGGGTGGTGTTCGGCAGCACGGTGGGCATCTTCATCATGGCCTTCCTGGGGCTGGCCTACAGCATCTACCCCTTCATCGTGCTGGACCGCCTCACCGTATGGCAGGCCGCCAGCGCGCACGAGTCGCTGGTGGTGATCTTCATCGGCGTGGCGATCACGCTGCCGGTGATCATCGTCTACACCATCTTCATGTACCGCGTGTTCTGGGGGCGGGCCCGGGAGTTGAGCTACGGCTTGTGA
- a CDS encoding pyridoxal phosphate-dependent aminotransferase — protein sequence MSIISSTLSRIKPSSTIAASQRARDLAAQGRDVIALSSGEPDFDTPDNIKEAAVRAIGLGKTKYPPVSGIPQLREAIVGKFQRENGLSYKPSQVMVCSGGKQVIANAFLATLDAGDEVVIPAPYWVSYPELVALCNGVPVFAATTLANGFKLTAEALEAAITPRTKWLILNSPSNPSGAAYTRAELKSLAEVLLRHPHVWVLTDDMYEHLVYDEFEFTTIAQVEPALLERTLTMNGVSKAYAMTGWRIGYGAGPATLMKAMDSIQGQITSGASTISQWAAVEALNGPQDFLAPRREVFRQRRDMVVASLNAAAGLQCPTPEGAFYVFPSCAGLIGKRTESGTRISTDSDFALELLNAEGVAIVQGSAFGLAPHFRLSYAAATTQLEDACARIQRFCSTLQD from the coding sequence GTGTCGATCATTTCCTCCACACTTTCCCGCATCAAACCCTCCAGCACCATCGCTGCGAGCCAGCGTGCCCGCGACCTGGCCGCGCAAGGCCGCGACGTCATCGCCCTCAGCTCCGGCGAGCCTGATTTCGATACGCCCGACAACATCAAGGAGGCCGCAGTCCGCGCCATTGGCCTTGGCAAGACCAAGTACCCGCCGGTCAGCGGCATCCCGCAACTGCGCGAGGCCATCGTGGGCAAGTTCCAGCGCGAGAACGGCCTCAGCTACAAGCCGAGCCAGGTCATGGTGTGCTCCGGCGGCAAACAGGTGATCGCCAATGCCTTCCTGGCGACGCTGGATGCGGGCGATGAAGTCGTCATCCCCGCGCCCTACTGGGTGTCGTACCCCGAGCTCGTGGCCCTGTGCAATGGCGTGCCCGTTTTTGCTGCCACCACCTTGGCGAACGGCTTCAAGCTCACGGCCGAAGCGCTGGAGGCAGCCATCACGCCCCGCACCAAGTGGCTCATCCTGAATTCGCCCTCCAACCCGTCCGGCGCCGCCTACACCCGGGCGGAACTCAAGAGCCTGGCCGAGGTGCTGCTGCGCCACCCCCATGTGTGGGTGCTGACGGATGACATGTACGAGCACCTGGTCTACGACGAGTTCGAGTTCACCACCATCGCCCAGGTCGAGCCCGCGCTGCTGGAGCGCACGCTGACGATGAATGGTGTGTCCAAGGCCTACGCCATGACCGGCTGGCGCATTGGCTATGGCGCAGGCCCTGCCACGCTGATGAAGGCCATGGATTCGATCCAGGGCCAGATCACCTCGGGCGCCAGCACCATCTCGCAGTGGGCCGCGGTAGAGGCGTTGAATGGTCCGCAGGATTTTCTGGCGCCGCGCCGGGAAGTGTTTCGCCAGCGCCGCGACATGGTGGTGGCAAGCCTGAACGCCGCAGCCGGTCTGCAGTGCCCGACCCCGGAGGGTGCCTTCTACGTCTTCCCGTCGTGCGCGGGCCTGATCGGCAAGCGCACCGAGAGCGGCACCCGCATCAGCACCGATAGCGACTTTGCGTTGGAGCTGCTCAACGCCGAAGGCGTGGCCATCGTCCAGGGCTCCGCATTCGGGCTGGCGCCGCACTTCCGCCTGTCGTACGCGGCAGCCACCACACAACTCGAAGACGCCTGCGCCCGCATCCAGCGCTTCTGCAGCACGCTCCAGGACTAG
- a CDS encoding amino acid ABC transporter permease translates to MLQILHDYGLLLLIGQYPEGPLGGLALTLILAVTGLVCSFPLAVLVGVARTSRIRAIYLPVSTLVHAIRGLPVLLIIFWAYFIVPLVIGRSISGVTTVICALVVYELAFMGEVVRAGIEAIPKGQVEASRSLGLNYFQTMRRVVLPQALYQMLPSILNQFINLIKNTSLGYIISVNELTYSAYQINAQLLTRPFEVYAILAVIYFLLCWSLGLCMSWIEKRIKRDRQVRLRSAS, encoded by the coding sequence ATGCTGCAGATACTTCACGACTATGGCCTGCTGCTGCTCATCGGGCAGTACCCCGAAGGGCCGCTGGGTGGCCTGGCGCTCACGCTGATCCTGGCGGTGACCGGCCTGGTGTGTTCCTTCCCGCTGGCAGTGCTGGTGGGCGTTGCCAGAACCAGCCGCATCCGCGCCATCTACCTGCCGGTCTCGACGCTGGTGCACGCCATCCGTGGCCTGCCCGTGCTGCTGATCATCTTCTGGGCCTACTTCATCGTGCCGCTGGTGATTGGCCGCAGCATTTCTGGCGTGACCACGGTGATCTGCGCCCTGGTGGTCTACGAGCTGGCCTTCATGGGCGAGGTGGTGCGCGCCGGCATCGAGGCCATTCCCAAAGGGCAGGTGGAAGCATCCCGCTCGCTGGGCCTGAACTACTTCCAGACCATGCGCCGCGTGGTGCTGCCGCAGGCGCTCTACCAGATGCTGCCCAGCATCCTGAACCAGTTCATCAACCTGATCAAGAACACCTCTCTGGGTTACATCATCAGTGTCAATGAGCTGACCTATTCGGCCTACCAGATCAACGCCCAGTTGCTCACGCGGCCGTTCGAGGTCTACGCCATTCTGGCGGTCATCTACTTCCTTCTCTGCTGGTCGCTGGGGCTGTGCATGTCCTGGATCGAGAAGCGGATCAAGCGCGATCGCCAGGTGCGACTCCGGAGTGCTTCATGA
- a CDS encoding amino acid ABC transporter ATP-binding protein codes for MISFQNVEKWYGAYKALNQINETVDKGEVVVVCGPSGSGKSTLIRTINRLEPITSGRITVNGVDIHGKEVNVNRLRSEIGFVFQQFNLFPHLSALQNIMLAPMDVRGLSKQEAKDRAFALLEKVGLQHKADAFPPELSGGQQQRVAIARALAMQPPVMLFDEPTSALDPEMVGEVLQVMQQLAKEGMTMVCVTHEMGFAREVANRIVFMDEGTVLERATPEDFFTRPQHPRAQKFISDIRHI; via the coding sequence ATGATTTCATTTCAAAACGTCGAAAAATGGTACGGCGCCTACAAGGCGCTCAATCAGATCAACGAAACCGTGGACAAGGGCGAGGTCGTCGTGGTCTGCGGCCCCTCGGGCTCTGGCAAGTCCACGCTGATCCGCACCATCAACCGGCTTGAGCCCATTACCTCGGGCCGCATCACCGTCAACGGCGTGGACATCCACGGCAAAGAAGTGAACGTCAACCGGCTGCGCAGCGAGATCGGTTTTGTGTTCCAGCAGTTCAACCTTTTCCCGCACCTGAGCGCGCTGCAGAACATCATGCTGGCGCCTATGGATGTGCGGGGCCTGTCCAAGCAAGAAGCCAAGGACCGCGCCTTCGCCTTGCTGGAGAAGGTCGGCCTGCAGCACAAGGCCGATGCCTTTCCGCCCGAGCTGTCGGGTGGCCAGCAGCAGCGCGTGGCGATCGCGCGGGCGTTGGCCATGCAGCCGCCCGTCATGCTCTTCGATGAGCCCACCAGCGCACTTGATCCCGAGATGGTGGGCGAGGTCCTGCAGGTGATGCAGCAGCTCGCCAAGGAAGGCATGACCATGGTCTGCGTCACCCATGAGATGGGCTTCGCGCGTGAGGTGGCGAACCGCATCGTCTTCATGGACGAAGGCACCGTGCTGGAACGCGCCACGCCCGAAGACTTTTTCACGCGGCCACAGCACCCTCGTGCGCAGAAATTCATTTCAGACATCCGCCATATCTAG
- a CDS encoding helix-turn-helix domain-containing protein: MASQSSSDVDRSVASAERTLAILDAFLQQDGPLKLKDIEDATGLFRSVILRYMISLERMRYVHRRADGRYQLGSRIYQLGKSYENGFQLSAYVLPVLAKVVEVTGESASFYVREGETRLCLFRHDSAHSLRVSVNAGRVVALDATSTDQVLRDFDDGRGYQQHDTASIVRQSTGILDEWTASISAPVLGEGNRLVGALTISGPKQRFDIRNEKTHEFLLSQALSLAAALGCSIPIASRPNPAAC; the protein is encoded by the coding sequence ATGGCCTCCCAATCCTCTTCAGACGTTGATCGTTCGGTAGCTTCCGCAGAGCGGACCTTGGCGATTCTGGATGCGTTCCTGCAACAGGACGGGCCGCTCAAGCTCAAGGACATCGAGGATGCAACGGGCCTGTTTCGCAGCGTCATCCTGCGCTACATGATCTCGCTCGAGCGCATGCGCTACGTGCACCGGCGGGCCGACGGCCGCTACCAGCTGGGTTCGCGCATCTACCAATTGGGCAAGAGCTACGAGAACGGCTTTCAGCTCTCGGCCTATGTGTTGCCGGTACTCGCCAAGGTGGTGGAAGTCACCGGCGAGAGCGCGTCTTTCTACGTGCGTGAAGGCGAAACCCGGCTCTGCCTGTTCCGCCACGATTCGGCCCATTCGCTCAGGGTCAGCGTCAACGCGGGCCGGGTGGTGGCGCTCGATGCCACCTCCACCGACCAGGTGCTGCGGGATTTTGACGACGGCCGTGGCTACCAGCAGCATGACACCGCCAGCATCGTGCGCCAGTCCACCGGCATCCTCGACGAATGGACCGCCTCCATCTCTGCGCCGGTGCTGGGCGAAGGCAACCGCCTGGTCGGCGCACTGACGATCTCCGGCCCCAAGCAGCGCTTTGACATCCGCAACGAGAAGACGCACGAATTTCTGCTGAGCCAGGCCCTGTCGCTGGCCGCGGCATTGGGATGCAGCATCCCCATCGCTTCCCGCCCCAACCCGGCGGCTTGCTGA
- a CDS encoding PA0069 family radical SAM protein, which translates to MDPVFIPLQALKGRGSATRIAHRFESQLRDAYDDGWGSLEELADQRQAQPATEVRFEDVKSVISRNDSPDIPFDASLNPYRGCEHGCIYCFARPTHSYLNLSPGLDFETKIIAKRNLAEVLRREISRPAYRPSHIAIGTATDCYQPVERELRLTRAAIEVLHEARHPFGLVTKSSAVEADIDLLAAAAAEKRAAVYVTVTTLDAKLARILEPRAAAPHRRLRTIRTLTEAGIPVGVSVGPQIPFITEDMEQVLAATFEAGARSAFYTVVRLPWEVAPLFRQWLELHYPDRAERVMARIQEMRGGKDYDADFATRMKGSGLWADLIRQRFEKATKRLGFNRQRIQLDHSAFRPPGAVGQGSLF; encoded by the coding sequence ATGGACCCGGTCTTCATCCCCCTGCAAGCCCTCAAGGGCCGTGGCAGCGCCACACGCATCGCGCACCGCTTCGAGTCACAGCTTCGCGACGCCTATGACGATGGCTGGGGTTCGCTGGAGGAGCTGGCTGACCAGCGCCAGGCCCAGCCTGCCACCGAAGTGCGCTTCGAAGACGTGAAAAGCGTCATCAGCCGCAACGACTCGCCCGACATCCCCTTCGACGCTTCGCTCAATCCCTATCGCGGCTGCGAGCATGGCTGCATCTACTGCTTTGCGCGGCCCACGCACAGCTACCTCAACCTGTCGCCGGGGCTGGATTTCGAGACCAAGATCATCGCCAAGCGCAACCTGGCCGAGGTGCTGCGGCGCGAAATCTCCCGCCCCGCCTACCGCCCCAGCCACATCGCCATTGGCACCGCCACCGACTGCTACCAGCCGGTGGAGCGCGAGCTGCGGCTGACGCGCGCCGCCATAGAGGTGTTGCACGAGGCGCGCCACCCGTTCGGCCTGGTGACCAAGTCCAGCGCGGTCGAGGCCGATATCGACCTGCTGGCCGCCGCTGCGGCAGAGAAGCGCGCGGCCGTCTACGTCACCGTCACCACGCTGGACGCCAAGCTGGCCCGCATTCTTGAGCCGCGCGCCGCCGCGCCGCACCGGCGGCTGCGCACCATCCGCACGCTGACGGAGGCCGGCATCCCGGTGGGTGTCAGCGTGGGGCCGCAGATCCCCTTCATCACCGAAGACATGGAGCAGGTGCTGGCCGCCACCTTCGAGGCCGGCGCGCGCAGCGCCTTCTACACGGTGGTGCGCCTGCCCTGGGAGGTGGCGCCGCTGTTTCGCCAGTGGCTGGAGCTGCACTACCCTGACCGCGCCGAGCGCGTCATGGCACGCATCCAGGAGATGCGCGGCGGCAAGGACTATGACGCCGACTTCGCCACCCGCATGAAGGGCAGCGGCCTGTGGGCCGATCTGATCCGCCAGCGCTTCGAGAAGGCCACCAAGCGCCTGGGCTTCAACCGCCAGCGCATACAGCTCGACCACTCGGCTTTCCGGCCGCCGGGGGCGGTGGGGCAGGGCAGCCTTTTTTGA
- a CDS encoding cytochrome ubiquinol oxidase subunit I — protein sequence MDALVLSRMQFAANISFHILFPAINIALCWFLLFFRLRHSAHKGRDPVAAQAWEQAYYLWTKIFALSFALGVVSGITMSFQFGTNWPGYMERAGNIAGPLLGYEVLTAFFLEATFLGVMLFGRGRVSDRVHLFATLAVACGTTLSAFWILSLNSWMQTPAGFEMIDGKMHATNWLQIVFNPSFPYRLAHTLLASTLTVAFLVAGLSAWQILRKSANAGTHRALRTAVIAAAIAAPLQMIAGDMHGLNTLQHQPAKIAAIEGIWHTEKSAPLTLFGWPNEKAGRTDYAVTVPKLASLILAHDINAELKGLNEFPNAHPPVAPVFWSFRLMVGLGVLMLLTAWWGTWTLWRRRRQVSAALAPFSRWQLRLLAAMTFSGWLATLAGWYVTEIGRQPFLVYGVLRTADLVADHPPQMVLSTLIAYLVVYALLLVAYVRVLMHMAGPPKPAAPATLIGATP from the coding sequence GTGGACGCCCTGGTTCTCTCCCGCATGCAGTTTGCGGCCAACATCAGCTTTCACATCCTGTTCCCGGCGATCAACATCGCGCTGTGCTGGTTCTTGCTGTTCTTCCGGCTGCGCCACAGCGCCCACAAGGGCCGCGACCCGGTGGCCGCGCAGGCCTGGGAGCAGGCCTACTACCTCTGGACCAAGATCTTTGCGCTGAGCTTTGCGCTGGGCGTGGTCTCGGGCATCACCATGAGCTTTCAGTTCGGCACCAACTGGCCGGGCTACATGGAGCGCGCCGGCAATATCGCCGGGCCGCTGCTGGGCTATGAGGTGCTGACCGCCTTCTTCCTGGAGGCGACCTTTCTTGGCGTGATGCTGTTCGGGCGTGGCCGCGTATCAGACCGCGTGCACCTGTTCGCCACGCTGGCCGTGGCCTGCGGCACCACGTTGTCGGCCTTCTGGATCCTGAGCCTGAACTCGTGGATGCAGACGCCTGCGGGCTTCGAGATGATCGACGGCAAGATGCACGCCACCAATTGGCTGCAGATCGTGTTCAACCCGTCCTTCCCGTACCGGTTGGCGCACACGCTGCTGGCCTCGACGCTGACCGTGGCCTTTCTGGTGGCGGGCCTGAGCGCCTGGCAGATCCTGCGCAAAAGCGCCAACGCCGGCACGCACCGCGCCCTGCGCACGGCCGTGATCGCCGCCGCCATCGCCGCGCCGCTGCAGATGATTGCGGGCGACATGCACGGCCTGAACACGCTGCAGCACCAACCGGCCAAGATCGCCGCCATCGAAGGCATCTGGCACACCGAGAAGAGCGCGCCGCTCACCCTGTTCGGCTGGCCCAACGAGAAGGCGGGCCGCACCGACTACGCCGTGACCGTGCCCAAGCTGGCCAGCCTGATCCTGGCGCATGACATCAACGCCGAGCTCAAGGGCCTGAACGAATTCCCCAACGCGCACCCGCCGGTGGCGCCGGTGTTCTGGAGCTTTCGCCTGATGGTGGGCCTGGGCGTACTGATGCTGCTAACCGCCTGGTGGGGCACCTGGACGCTCTGGCGCCGGCGCCGCCAAGTCAGCGCGGCACTGGCGCCGTTCTCGCGTTGGCAGTTGCGCCTGCTCGCCGCCATGACCTTCTCCGGCTGGCTGGCCACGCTGGCCGGCTGGTACGTGACCGAGATCGGCCGCCAGCCCTTCCTGGTCTACGGCGTGCTGCGCACCGCCGACCTGGTGGCCGACCACCCGCCGCAAATGGTGCTGTCCACCCTGATCGCCTACCTGGTGGTGTACGCACTGCTGCTGGTGGCCTATGTGCGCGTGCTGATGCACATGGCCGGGCCGCCCAAGCCCGCCGCGCCAGCCACACTCATTGGAGCCACGCCATGA
- a CDS encoding ABC transporter substrate-binding protein, whose translation MRSAVAGLACATLFVGLAHADRLSDIKARGSLTCATLSGSEPLAYQDPATRKYIGFDVDTCAAVAQHLGVKMEHKPVTVEARIPELALGRVDLVAAAMGYTKERAEQVAFTASHYQIPLKVIVATSSGITKFADLAGKKISANKGSTPELHARRVIPSADVVTFQDAPTAFLALQQGKVQGFAIAQASGSRFVSETGGKFKFLDETLAWEATALAVKKDEPALLAAVNKALEEMEASGELDAMWVKWYGPTTKYNIPREKKLTPISRF comes from the coding sequence ATGCGCTCCGCAGTTGCCGGCCTTGCCTGTGCGACGCTATTCGTGGGTCTGGCGCATGCCGACCGCCTCAGCGACATCAAGGCGCGCGGCAGCCTGACCTGCGCCACGCTCTCGGGCTCCGAGCCGCTGGCCTACCAGGACCCGGCCACGCGCAAGTACATCGGCTTTGACGTGGATACCTGCGCCGCCGTCGCCCAGCACCTGGGCGTCAAGATGGAGCACAAACCGGTCACGGTCGAAGCGCGCATTCCAGAGCTGGCGCTGGGCCGGGTCGATCTGGTGGCCGCAGCCATGGGCTACACCAAGGAGCGCGCAGAGCAGGTGGCGTTCACGGCGTCGCACTACCAGATCCCGCTCAAGGTGATCGTGGCTACCAGCTCGGGCATCACCAAGTTCGCGGATCTTGCGGGCAAGAAGATCAGCGCCAACAAGGGCTCTACGCCTGAGCTGCATGCGCGCCGGGTGATCCCCAGCGCCGATGTCGTCACCTTCCAGGACGCTCCCACCGCTTTCCTGGCCCTGCAGCAGGGCAAGGTGCAGGGCTTTGCCATTGCGCAGGCTTCTGGCTCGCGCTTTGTCAGCGAGACCGGCGGCAAGTTCAAGTTCCTGGACGAGACGCTGGCCTGGGAGGCCACGGCGCTGGCGGTGAAGAAGGACGAGCCCGCGCTGCTGGCTGCGGTCAACAAGGCACTTGAAGAGATGGAGGCCTCGGGCGAGCTGGATGCGATGTGGGTCAAGTGGTATGGCCCGACCACCAAGTACAACATTCCCCGGGAGAAGAAGCTGACCCCGATCTCGCGCTTCTGA
- a CDS encoding RraA family protein encodes MSNTSQPDIIRDFERVPAAIVQQAAQYQPAILADVAGRRGAMHGRIKALHPRMKLAGTAFTVDVRPGDNLMIHAAIALAKPGDVLVIDGKGDQTAALMGTIMMTACQQLGIAGVVIDGAARDSLEIDEMDYPVFSVGTNPNGPTKNVPGRIGHPVTCGGVTVHPGDFIIADADGVVVVEREKIEALLPAAAKKVRDEAARIAAIKTGDTAAKWLDAALRTAGVLKDGETL; translated from the coding sequence ATGAGCAACACCTCTCAACCCGACATCATTCGCGACTTCGAGCGCGTGCCCGCCGCCATCGTCCAGCAGGCCGCGCAATACCAGCCCGCCATCCTGGCCGACGTGGCCGGCCGGCGCGGCGCCATGCATGGGCGCATCAAGGCGCTGCACCCGCGCATGAAACTGGCCGGCACCGCCTTCACGGTGGACGTGCGCCCGGGTGACAACCTCATGATCCACGCCGCCATCGCACTGGCAAAGCCGGGCGACGTGCTGGTGATCGACGGCAAGGGCGACCAGACGGCAGCCTTGATGGGCACCATCATGATGACGGCCTGCCAGCAACTGGGCATTGCCGGTGTCGTGATCGACGGCGCCGCGCGCGACAGCCTCGAGATCGACGAGATGGACTACCCGGTCTTCTCCGTTGGCACCAACCCGAACGGCCCGACCAAGAACGTGCCCGGCCGCATCGGGCACCCGGTCACATGCGGCGGCGTCACGGTGCACCCCGGCGACTTCATCATCGCGGACGCCGACGGCGTGGTCGTGGTGGAGCGCGAGAAGATCGAGGCCCTGCTACCCGCCGCCGCCAAGAAGGTGCGCGACGAGGCCGCCCGCATCGCCGCCATCAAGACCGGCGACACGGCCGCCAAGTGGCTTGATGCCGCCCTGCGCACCGCCGGTGTGCTGAAGGACGGCGAGACCTTATGA